TTTTTAATTAATAAAAGTCAATTAGATTTTCTAATTGACTTTTTTGTTGGGTAATATAAGAATTATCCTATTTTTGAAGCTTAAATTAGAAAGAATGAAAACCAAAACAACATTACTTATTTTATTTGCCTTTTTCGCTTTTAAGGTTTATCCACAAGAAGTCTCAATGGTTAAGAGTGAAATCTTCAAAGACTCAAAAAAAAATAGCTATTTAGATTTTTCATTAGAAGCATCAAACGGAGATGTTATTACAATTCGATCATATAGAGGCGGTATGGTACAAAAACTAAAAGGGTATTATATTCAACATTTCAATGATAACCTTGAACTTTTAAATGAAGTAGAATATGAAGTTGACGATAATTATATTAAAAATGCTTTTATTAAAGACGGTAAGTTGCATTTAATAGAGTTTGAACATGTCAAGAAAGAAGATAGAGTTGTTTTCAATACTGTTTCTGCAAACCTCGAGGATTTAAAATTTAGTAAAAAGGAGTTGATTTCTTTTTCTGAGGATAAGATGCAAAAATATTTTGGATTTGCCCTTTTTCCATTTTTCATAAGTAATTTTTCTCAGATGGATAGAAATCATTTAGGCGAGGTTGTTTTTTCTGCTAGCAAAAAGTTCTTCGTTATAAATTTTGATATAAAGGACAAGAATAAAGAAACTCACAAAATATTTGTTTTTAACAATAATTTTGAGAAGGTCTACGATGCCTTGGTGAATAAAGAAATCAAAGATAAATTATTTGAATATGAAAGTATTGATGTTGCTGATACTGACGGAACTGTTTATTTTTTAGGAAAGGTTTTTGAAAACGATTCGCGGAAATCAAAGAAAAAAGGAAAAGCGAATTATCATTTCGAATTATTGAAAATTGATGCTGCTGGGCAAGAAAAGACGAGTTTTAAAAATGATGACAAATTCATTTCTTCGCTTGAATTAATTAAAGGCGCAGGTAGGTTGGCGTGTGTGGGTTTTTATGGTAGAAAGGATGAGGACAGGTGTAACGGTGTGTGTTTGTTTAATTTAGATCCTGAGAGTTTGAGCATGATAAATGAAAAGTTTTCACCATTTTCTGAAGAATTTATGACCGACAAGTATGGGGATAGAAAGAACAAAAAATCAAGAAAAACAGAAAAAGGGATAAAGAACATTGATTTTAAGGGAGTATATATGATGTCAAACGGAGATATTGTTATTAACGCCGAGGAATTCTATATTACAACACATACTATGATGTCTAGTACAGGAGGGATGAGGACTTACGTCGTTTATCATTTCGACGATATTATGAGTATAAGGCTGGGCCAGGATGGAGGTCTAAAGTGGGCCAGGAATATTAACAAAGCGCAAACAGGTTTTAGTAATAGTTCTTATACTTCTATACCAGTTGGAGAGTCTACGTATTTCTTTATCAATTGCTCAGATAAAATTCGGAAAATTGGTCAAGGCAGAATAGCCTTTAATCAAACTAAGGCAAAGAAATCTAATTTGTATATGGTTTCTATTAACAAGAAAGGTAATATCGATTTTGAAAAATTAATTGACGATAAAGAATCTAAAGTCTATTACAGAGTTAATGATGGCGTGATTAATACTGATAATCAAACTGTCACATTTCCAGGTAAGAAAAAGAAATATACAAGGATTTTGAAAATTAAAATTTAGTTTCGGATATGTTTCATCTGAAAAGGATAATTTAAATCTGGAGAATAAAATATGCTGATGACCGAATTTTTACTTATTTAAAGTAAGAATTCGGTTTCTTTTTTTAAATTTAGGCTCAACTCTAAATTAAATTTGATGGAACAATTACAAAATGATAAGTTACTTATAAGTCAGGTGTCCGATGCAGACCGAGTGGCTTTTTATAAAACCACTTATGCACACGTTGCAGGTGGTGTTTTGGTATTCGTGCTTTTTGAATATTTGTTATTACAAAGTGATGCGATTGTAGATTTTGCTTTGTCGATGACGCAAGGCTTTAAATGGCTGCTCATGCTTGGAGGTTTTATGTTTATTACAAACTACGCCGAGAGGATGGCCTTAAAAACAGCGGATAAGAGCAAGCAATACCTCGCCTACGGTTTGTATATTTTAGCAGAAGCCTTCATTTTTGTGCCATTGATCTATATCGCTGCGTTTTACATGGAGTCTGGGCCCGAGTTGATTAACCAGGCGGCTGTTGTTACTCTAGCGCTTTTTACAGGGCTGTCGGCGGTGGTATTCATAACTAAAAAGGATTTTTCTTTTTTAAAAACAGGATTGACCATTGGTTTTTTTATAGCCATTGGGCTTATTATCGCCGGTTCTTTATTTGGTTTTAATTTAGGTTTATGGTTTTCTGCCGGTATGTGTTTGTTGGCAGGAGGTTCTATTTTATACCAAACCTCCAATATGGTTAATAAATATACTACCGACGATTATATACCAGCGGCTTTAGGATTGTTTGCCTCGTTAATGCTGTTATTTTGGTACATCCTTAGTATTTTTATGTCTAGAGATTAAAAAACTCTTATAAGATAAAGTTTAAGCCACAGGATTATTTCTGTGGCTTTTTTGTAGCTTATTTTTAAATCATACAAATTAAAAATACTTGTCGAAATGTGTATGTAAAATTTCAATCCTCGATTATTGCTTGAAAGGATGGCGGTTTTATCAAAATTCATTAAATTCGCGAACTTAAAAGAATTACCAGTAAATGAGCGCTAAATTTCCTGAATATAAAGGACTTGACTTGCCAAAAGTAGCAGAAGAAATTCTTAACTATTGGCAGGAAAACAACATATTTGAAAAAAGTATATCGTCACGTGAAGACAACGACACTTTTGTGTTTTTCGAAGGGCCGCCTTCTGCAAATGGTTTGCCAGGCATTCACCACGTTATGGCGCGTGCCATTAAAGATATTTTTTGCCGATATAAAACCCAAAAAGGGTATCAAGTTAAGCGTAAAGCCGGTTGGGATACGCACGGATTACCAATTGAGTTGGGTGTTGAAAAAGAATTGGGCATTACCAAAGAAGATATTGGCAAGACTATTTCGGTTGAAGATTATAACAAAGCCTGCCGCAAAGCAGTAATGCGCTATACCGATATTTGGAACGACCTTACCGAAAAAATGGGCTATTGGGTAGATATGGATGACCCGTATATTACTTACGAGCCTAAATACATGGAAAGTGTTTGGTGGTTGCTAAAACAAATTTATAACAAAGATTTACTGTATAAAGGGTATACCATTCAGCCGTATTCGCCAAAAGCGGGAACGGGATTGAGTTCCCATGAGTTGAATCAACCAGGAACCTATCAAGATGTAACCGATACAACAGCTGTGGCACAGTTTAAAGCTATAGCGGAAACCCTCCCTGATTTTTTACAAAACGAAGGCGATATTCACTTTTTAGCTTGGACAACCACACCTTGGACATTGCCAAGCAACACTGCGTTAACAGTGGGGCCAAAAATTGACTATGTGTTGGTAGAAACTTACAATCAGTATACCCACCAGCCTATAAATGTGGTTCTAGCCAAAAAATTGGTTAACTATCAGTTTTCTGGGAAATTTAAACAAGTTCAATATAAATCGGAATTATTAGCCTATAAAGCGGGCGATAAAAAAATTCCGTTCTATGTGGTAAAAGAGTTTGTCGGTAAAGATTTAGTGGGCATAAAATACGAGCAATTATTGCAGTATGCTCTACCAAACGATAATCCTGAAAATGCCTTTAGGGTGATTGCTGGAGATTTCGTAACTACCGAAGATGGTACAGGTATTGTACACACTGCGCCTACTTTTGGTGCCGATGATGCCTTGGTAGCCAAACAAGCGACACCCGAAGTGCCGCCCATGTTGGTAAAAGATGAAGATGGCAACTTGGTACCGTTGGTAGACTTGCAAGGAAAATTTAGACCAGAAATGGGCGAGTTTGCCGGTAAGTATGTTAAAAATGAATATTATGATGATGGCGAAGCACCCGACAAATCGGTTGATGTTGAAATAGCCATCAAATTAAAAGAAGAAAATAAAGCCTTTAAGGTTGAAAAATATAAGCACAGCTATCCCAATTGCTGGAGAACCGATAAACCAATACTTTACTATCCGTTAGATTCGTGGTTTATTAAAGTTACCGACGTTAAGGAAAAAATGGTGGCGCACAACGATACCATCAATTGGAAACCAAAAGCTACCGGAACGGGCCGATTTGGTAATTGGCTGGCTAATGCCAACGATTGGAACTTATCGCGCTCACGCTATTGGGGCATTCCGTTGCCAATTTGGAGAACTGAAGATAGAAAAGAAGAAATCTGCATCGGTTCGGTGGAAGAACTGAAGGCCGAGATGGCAAAAGCCGTTGAAGCAGGTGTGCTTTCAAAAGATATTTTTGATGATTTTGAAGTCGGAAACAATTCGGAAGACAACTATGCTAAAATCGATTTGCACAAAAACATTGTTGACGACATTGTTTTGGTGTCGCA
This genomic stretch from Flavobacteriaceae bacterium GSB9 harbors:
- a CDS encoding Bax inhibitor-1 family protein, which translates into the protein MEQLQNDKLLISQVSDADRVAFYKTTYAHVAGGVLVFVLFEYLLLQSDAIVDFALSMTQGFKWLLMLGGFMFITNYAERMALKTADKSKQYLAYGLYILAEAFIFVPLIYIAAFYMESGPELINQAAVVTLALFTGLSAVVFITKKDFSFLKTGLTIGFFIAIGLIIAGSLFGFNLGLWFSAGMCLLAGGSILYQTSNMVNKYTTDDYIPAALGLFASLMLLFWYILSIFMSRD
- the ileS gene encoding isoleucine--tRNA ligase; amino-acid sequence: MSAKFPEYKGLDLPKVAEEILNYWQENNIFEKSISSREDNDTFVFFEGPPSANGLPGIHHVMARAIKDIFCRYKTQKGYQVKRKAGWDTHGLPIELGVEKELGITKEDIGKTISVEDYNKACRKAVMRYTDIWNDLTEKMGYWVDMDDPYITYEPKYMESVWWLLKQIYNKDLLYKGYTIQPYSPKAGTGLSSHELNQPGTYQDVTDTTAVAQFKAIAETLPDFLQNEGDIHFLAWTTTPWTLPSNTALTVGPKIDYVLVETYNQYTHQPINVVLAKKLVNYQFSGKFKQVQYKSELLAYKAGDKKIPFYVVKEFVGKDLVGIKYEQLLQYALPNDNPENAFRVIAGDFVTTEDGTGIVHTAPTFGADDALVAKQATPEVPPMLVKDEDGNLVPLVDLQGKFRPEMGEFAGKYVKNEYYDDGEAPDKSVDVEIAIKLKEENKAFKVEKYKHSYPNCWRTDKPILYYPLDSWFIKVTDVKEKMVAHNDTINWKPKATGTGRFGNWLANANDWNLSRSRYWGIPLPIWRTEDRKEEICIGSVEELKAEMAKAVEAGVLSKDIFDDFEVGNNSEDNYAKIDLHKNIVDDIVLVSQSGKKMFRESDLIDVWFDSGSMPYAQWHYPFENKDLIDNGTTYPADFIAEGVDQTRGWFYTLHAIGTMVFDSVAYKNVVSNGLVLDKNGQKMSKRLGNAVDPFETLGNYGADATRWYMISNANPWDNLKFDLDGVEEVKRKFFGTLYNTYSFFQLYANLDNFNYSEADIPVEERPEIDRWILSELHTLIKKVDAFYADYEPTRASRAISDFTQDYLSNWFVRLSRRRYWKGDYEQDKISAYQTLYTCMVTIAKLGAPIAPFFMDRLYLDLNAVTQKETFESVHLADFPVFNERFVDKALERKMEAAQTISSLVLSLRAKEKIKVRQPLQKIMIPIDSEQQKEEILAVQNLIKHEVNVKEIELLDDASGVLVKQIKPNFKTLGPRFGRDMKAIANEVINFSAEDINKIEQNGSLEIVVNDKNITLDRSDVEITSQDIEGWLVAKEGAFTVALDVTITDDLRREGIARELVNRIQNLRKDSGFEVTDKIDVRLQKDEQVVSAVDANMTYIKSETLTNELEIIDKLEDGIDIAFDNVNTKLFIQKH